ACCAGCGTCCGCCCCACGCCGAGCTGCTCGAGCGCGGCCAGCACGTGGGCCAGGAGCGGAGCCCCCGACATCTCGTGCAGCACCTTGGCGCGATCGCTGTTCATGCGCGTGCCCTGCCCGGCGGCGAGGACGAGCGCGGTGCAGTCCTCGTGGTGATAGCGAGTCATCGAGGGCTCCATTCGAGGTTGTCGATCAGACGGGCGCCGCCGACTCGCGCCGCCACCGCGACCAGGATCCGCCCCGCCACCCGGCGCACCGGCCGCAGGGTGCGCGCGTCGACCACCGCCACGTAGTCCTCGCGCACGGCGGGGTAGCGCCGCCACACGCGGCGGATCTCGCTGCGCAGACGAGCCGCCGAGCGCACGCCCTGACGCAGCAGCTCGCGCGCCGCCCGCAGGCCGCGCACGAGCGCCACCGCCTGGGCGCGCTCCGCGGGCGAGAGATAGGCGTTGCGCGACGAGAGCGCAAGGCCGTCGCGCTCGCGCACGGTCGGCCCGCGGCGCACGCGCACGGGAAAGTCGAGATCGCCGGTCATCTGTTCGAGGATCCGCGCCTGCTGGGCGTCCTTCTGGCCGAGCCACAGCACGTCGGGCTGGACCACGTTCAGCAGCTTGGCCACCACCGTGGCCACGCCTTCGAAGTGGCCGGGGCGTGACGCCCCCTCGAGCACGCCCGACAGCTCCTCCACCCGCACCCGGGTGCGGTGCCCCGCGGGATAGAGACGGGAGACTTCGGGACGCCAGAGCAGATCGACTCCGGCCTGCTGCAGCAGCCGCCGGTCCGCGTGCGCCGGGCGCGGGTAACGCCGGTAGTCCTCGGCCGGACCGAACTGCAGCGGATTGACGAAGATGCTGACCACCACCCGGTCCGAGGTCGATCGGGCGCGGCTCACCAGGCTCAGATGACCGCGATGGAT
The Candidatus Eisenbacteria bacterium genome window above contains:
- the panC gene encoding pantoate--beta-alanine ligase; amino-acid sequence: MIVSGAPFAVRRAVSLWRRRGQRVAFVPTMGAIHRGHLSLVSRARSTSDRVVVSIFVNPLQFGPAEDYRRYPRPAHADRRLLQQAGVDLLWRPEVSRLYPAGHRTRVRVEELSGVLEGASRPGHFEGVATVVAKLLNVVQPDVLWLGQKDAQQARILEQMTGDLDFPVRVRRGPTVRERDGLALSSRNAYLSPAERAQAVALVRGLRAARELLRQGVRSAARLRSEIRRVWRRYPAVREDYVAVVDARTLRPVRRVAGRILVAVAARVGGARLIDNLEWSPR